Proteins found in one Plasmodium gaboni strain SY75 chromosome 13, whole genome shotgun sequence genomic segment:
- a CDS encoding M1-family alanyl aminopeptidase, with amino-acid sequence MKLRKGCAYKYIIFTVLILANILYDNKKRCMIKKNLRISSCGIISRLLKSNSNYNSFNKNYNFTSAISELQFSNFWNLDILQKDIFNNIHNNKNKPQSYIIHKRLMSEKGDNHNNQNNNGNDNKKRLGSVVNNEENTCSDKRMKPFEESHGFTQVDKMNNNIDNLQQNGVMNLNSNNVDNNNSVVAKKNEPKIHYRKDYKPSGFVINNVTLNINIHDNETTVRSILDMDISKHNAGEDLVFDGVGLKINEISINNKKLVEGEEYTYDNEFLTIFSKFVPKSKFAFSSEVIIHPETNYALTGLYKSKNIIVSQCEATGFRRITFFIDRPDMMAKYDVTVTADKQKYPVLLSNGDKVNEFDIPGGRHGARFNDPHLKPCYLFAVVAGDLKHLSATYTTKYTKKKIELYVFSEEKYVSKLQWALECLKKSMAFDEDYFGLEYDLSRLNLVAVSDFNVGAMENKGLNIFNANSLLASKKNSIDFSYARILTVVGHEYFHNYTGNRVTLRDWFQLTLKEGLTVHRENLFSEEMTKTVTTRLSHVDLLRSVQFLEDSSPLSHPIRPESYVSMENFYTTTVYDKGSEVMRMYLTILGEEYYKKGFDIYIKKNDGNTATCEDFNDAMEQAYKMKKADNSANLNQYLLWFSQSGTPHVSFKYNYDAEKKQYSIHVNQYTKPDENQKEKKPLFIPISVGLINPQNGKEMISQTTLELTKESDTFVFNNIDVKPIPSLFRGFSAPVYIEDNLTDEERILLLKYDTDAFVRYNSCTNIYMKQILMNYNEFLKAKNENLQSFNLTPVNTEFIDAIKYLLEDPHADAGFKSYIVSLPQDRYIINFVSNLDTDVLADTKEYIYKQIGDKLNDVYYKMFKSLEAKADDLTYFNDESHVDFDQMNMRTLRNTLLSLLSKAQYPNILNEILEHSKSPYPSNWLTSLSVSAYFDKYFELYDKTYQLSKDDELLLQEWLKTVSRSDRKDIYEILKKLENEVLKDSKNPNDIRAVYLPFTNNLRRFHDISGKGYKLIAEVITKTDKFNPMVATQLCEPFKLWNKLDTKRQELMLKEMNTMLQEPNISNNLKEYLLRLTNKL; translated from the coding sequence atgaaattaaGGAAAGGCTGTGcctataaatatataattttcacAGTGTTAATTTTAGCGAATATTctttatgataataaaaaaaggtgcatgattaaaaaaaatttacgTATTAGTTCATGCGGTATAATAAGTCGCTTGCTAAAATCTAATTCAAATTATAATagttttaataaaaattataatttcaCATCTGCTATATCAGAATTACAATTTTCCAATTTTTGGAATTTAGATATATTACAAAAggatatatttaataatatacataacAACAAAAACAAGCCTcaatcatatataatacataaaagACTAATGAGTGAAAAAGGAGATAATCATAATAACcaaaataataatggaAATGACAATAAGAAAAGATTAGGATCTGTTGTAAATAATGAAGAGAATACTTGTTCTGATAAAAGAATGAAACCTTTTGAAGAAAGTCATGGATTTACACAAGTAGATAAAATGAACAACAATATTGATAATTTACAACAAAATGGTGTTATGAATTTGAATTCTAATAAtgttgataataataattcagTTGTTGCTAAAAAGAATGAACCAAAAATACATTATAGAAAAGATTATAAACCAAGTGGATTTGTAATTAATAATGTAacattaaatattaatatcCATGATAATGAAACTACTGTAAGATCTATTCTTGATATGGATATTAGTAAACATAATGCTGGTGAAGATTTAGTTTTTGATGGTGTTGgattaaaaattaatgaaataagtattaataataaaaaattagtTGAAGGAGAAGAATATACATATGATAATGAATTCTTAActattttttcaaaatttgTTCCCAAATCCAAATTTGCTTTTTCATCAGAAGTTATTATACATCCAGAAACAAATTATGCTCTTACTGgtttatataaatcaaaaaatattattgtttCTCAATGTGAAGCTACTGGATTCCGTCGTATTACCTTCTTTATTGATAGACCAGATATGATGGCTAAATATGATGTTACTGTAACTGCTgataaacaaaaatatcCCGTTTTGTTAAGTAATGGTGATAAAGTAAACGAATTCGATATACCAGGTGGTCGTCATGGAGCTAGATTTAATGACCCTCATTTAAAACCATGCTATTTATTTGCAGTTGTAGCTGGTGATCTAAAACATTTAAGTGCCACTTACACTACTAAATATACTAAAAAGAAAATTgaattatatgtatttagtgaagaaaaatatgtatCTAAATTACAATGGGCTTTAGAATGTCTTAAAAAATCTATGGCATTTGATGAAGATTATTTTGGATTAGAATATGACTTGTCTCGTTTAAATTTAGTTGCTGTTTCTGACTTTAATGTTGGTGCTATGGAAAATAAAGgattaaatatatttaatgctaattctttattagcatctaaaaaaaattcaattGACTTTTCATATGCAAGAATTTTAACTGTTGTAGGACATGAATATTTTCACAACTACACAGGAAATAGAGTTACACTTAGAGATTGGTTTCAATTAACCTTAAAAGAAGGTTTAACTGTACATAGAGAAAATCTATTTTCTGAAGAAATGACTAAAACTGTAACCACTCGTTTGTCTCATGTAGATTTATTAAGAAGTGTTCAATTCTTAGAAGATTCCTCACCATTATCACATCCAATAAGACCAGAATCTTATGTAAGTATGGAAAATTTCTATACTACTACAGTCTATGATAAAGGTAGTGAAGTTATGAGAATGTATCTTACTATATTAGGAgaagaatattataaaaaaggttttgatatttatattaagaaaaatGATGGAAATACTGCAACCTGTGAAGATTTTAATGATGCTATGGAACAAGcatataaaatgaaaaaagCAGATAATTCAGCCAACTTAAACCAATATTTATTATGGTTCTCACAAAGTGGTACACCACATGTCAgctttaaatataattatgatgCTGAAAAGAAACAATATAGTATACATGTGAATCAATATACTAAACCAGATGAAAAccaaaaagaaaagaaacCATTGTTCATTCCTATAAGTGTTGGCTTAATTAATCCACAAAACGGTAAAGAAATGATATCACAAACTACCTTAGAATTAACAAAAGAAAGTGATACATTtgtatttaataatatagatgTAAAACCAATACCATCCTTATTTAGAGGATTTAGTGCACCAGTATATATTGAAGATAACTTAACAGATGAAGAACGTATTTTATTATTGAAATATGATACTGATGCTTTTGTTCGTTATAACTCATGTAccaatatatatatgaaacaaatattaatgaatTATAATGAATTCTTAAAAGctaaaaatgaaaatttacAAAGCTTTAATCTTACACCAGTAAATACAGAATTTATAGATGctataaaatatttattagaAGACCCACATGCTGATGCCGGATTTAAATCATATATTGTATCTTTACCACAAGATAGATATATAATCAACTTTGTAAGTAATTTAGATACAGATGTATTAGCAGATActaaagaatatatatataaacagATTGGagataaattaaatgatgtatattataaaatgtttaaAAGCTTAGAAGCTAAAGCTGATGATTTAACTTATTTTAATGATGAATCACATGTAGATTTTGATCAAATGAATATGAGAACATTAAGAAATActttattatcattattaagTAAAGCTCAATATccaaatatattaaatgaaattTTAGAACATTCGAAATCTCCATATCCATCTAACTGGTTAACTAGTTTATCTGTTTCAGCTTATTTCgataaatattttgaacTTTATGATAAAACTTATCAATTATCAAAAGATGATGAATTATTGTTACAAGAATGGTTGAAGACTGTATCTAGATCTGATAgaaaagatatatatgaaattcttaaaaaattagaaaatgAAGTTTTGAAAGACAGTAAGAATCCAAATGATATTAGAGCAGTATATCTTCCATTTACAAACAATTTAAGAAGATTCCATGATATCTCAGGAAAAGGTTATAAATTAATAGCTGAAGTTATTACTAAAACCGATAAATTTAATCCTATGGTTGCAACACAATTATGTGAACCATTCAAATTATGGAATAAACTAGATACAAAAAGACAAGAATTAATGCTTAAAGAAATGAATACAATGTTACAAGAACCaaatatatctaataaCTTAAAGGAATATTTGTTAAGattaacaaataaattataa
- a CDS encoding vacuolar ATP synthase subunit a: MTKVAAEKEEPGVVYKVAGSLVIAENMSGTRMYELAKVGWNKLVGEIIRLEGNYAYIQVYEDTSGLSVGDPVIKTGNALSVELGPGILDNIYDGIQRPLERIANVCGDVYIYKGIDMTSLDHDKQWQFYADKKLKLNDIVTGGDIFGFVDENKLFKEHKIMAPPNAKGRLTYIAPDGSYTLKDKIFELEYQGKKYTYGLSHLWPVRDPRPVLEKVTGDTLLLTGQRVLDSLFPTVQGGTCAIPGAFGCGKTCVSQALSKYSNSEVIIYVGCGERGNEMAEILSDFPELTTKVDNEDVGIMQRTCLVANTSNMPVAAREASIYTGITLCEYFRDMGYNATMMADSTSRWAEALREISGRLAEMPADSGYPAYLGARLASFYERAGKVKCIGSPSRIGSITIVGAVSPPGGDFSDPVTTATMSIVQAFWGLDKKLAQRKHFPSVNWSTSFSKYVRQLEQYFDNFDQDFLSLRQKISDILQQESDLNDIVQLVGKDSLSEDQKVVMEVAKIIREDFLQQNAFSDYDYMCPLQKTVGMMKIICHFYAQCLRTLQEYDSRERKIGWGSIYNTLRPTINKITHMKFENPKNSDEYFKKYFKALEEEITVGLRNLMEK, from the coding sequence ATGACTAAGGTTGCTGCTGAAAAAGAAGAACCAGGAGTTGTTTATAAAGTGGCTGGTTCATTAGTTATTGCTGAGAATATGAGTGGAACTCGTATGTACGAGTTAGCTAAAGTAGGATGGAATAAACTAGTTGGAGAAATTATTAGATTAGAAGGGAATTATGCATATATACAAGTTTATGAAGATACTTCAGGTTTATCAGTTGGAGATCCTGTTATAAAAACAGGTAATGCTTTATCAGTTGAACTAGGTCCTGGTATTTTagataatatttatgatgGTATTCAAAGACCATTAGAAAGAATAGCAAATGTATGTGGTGAcgtatatatatataaaggtATTGATATGACATCTTTAGATCATGATAAACAATGGCAATTTTATGCTGAtaagaaattaaaattaaatgatattGTTACTGGTGGTGATATTTTTGGATTTGttgatgaaaataaattatttaaagaaCATAAAATTATGGCTCCACCTAATGCTAAAGGAAGACTTACGTATATAGCTCCAGATGGATCATATAcattaaaagataaaatatttgaattaGAATATcaaggaaaaaaatatacatatggTTTATCTCATTTATGGCCAGTTCGTGATCCAAGACCTGTATTAGAAAAAGTAACAGGTgatacattattattaacagGACAAAGAGTTTTAGATTCTTTATTTCCAACAGTTCAAGGTGGTACATGTGCTATTCCTGGTGCTTTTGGTTGTGGAAAAACTTGTGTTTCTCAGGCCTTATCAAAATATTCTAATAGTGaagttattatatatgtaggTTGTGGTGAAAGAGGTAATGAAATGGCTGAAATTTTATCAGACTTTCCTGAACTAACTACTAAAGTAGATAATGAAGATGTAGGTATTATGCAAAGAACTTGTTTAGTTGCTAATACTTCTAATATGCCTGTCGCTGCAAGAGAAGCTAGTATATATACTGGAATTACTTTATGTGAATATTTCCGTGATATGGGTTATAATGCTACTATGATGGCTGATAGTACAAGTAGATGGGCAGAAGCCTTAAGAGAAATCTCAGGACGTTTAGCTGAAATGCCTGCAGATAGTGGATATCCAGCTTATTTAGGTGCTAGATTAGCATCTTTTTATGAACGTGCAGGAAAAGTCAAATGTATTGGTTCTCCATCGCGTATAGGATCCATTACAATTGTTGGTGCTGTCTCTCCACCAGGTGGTGATTTCTCTGATCCTGTTACTACAGCAACCATGTCTATTGTTCAAGCATTTTGGGGGTTAGATAAAAAGCTAGCTCAAAGAAAACATTTCCCTTCTGTTAATTGGTCTACATCCTTTTCAAAGTATGTCAGACAATTAGAACAATACTTTGATAATTTTGATCAAGATTTCTTATCCTTAAGACAAAAAATTAGTGACATATTACAACAAGAAAGTGACCTGAATGATATTGTTCAACTAGTAGGAAAAGATTCATTATCAGAAGACCAAAAAGTTGTTATGGAAGTAGCCAAAATTATTAGAGAAGATTTCCTTCAACAAAATGCATTTAGCGATTATGATTATATGTGCCCATTACAAAAAACTGTTGGaatgatgaaaattatTTGCCACTTCTATGCTCAATGTTTAAGAACATTACAAGAATATGACTCAAGAGAAAGGAAAATCGGATGGGgatctatatataatacattaaGACCAactataaataaaattacaCATATGAAATTTGAAAACCCAAAAAATTCAGATGAATATTTCAAAAAGTATTTTAAGGCACttgaagaagaaataaCAGTAGGTTTAAGAAACTTGATGGAAAAATGA
- a CDS encoding hypothetical protein (conserved Plasmodium protein, unknown function), with amino-acid sequence MDINLYIHSIEIEFITNNKRIYNNEEEDNENDNIVYCLNIKVEDHLEENNSKENFYETPWYMCVKMGDKEVCMMSYEMNITHIFNLLENNEILTLYILRKNLKNDKIEVLHRNELHIKDKKYYDNENSISFDNDNIKGKIKLYLKNAIVYNHLLKKIQSEEFLKNDFSWKSEIDSIKNMNKKILFDDIKTSDNIKTSDDIKTSDDIKTSDDIKTNNLIKSNNLIKSNNLINSNDDXXXXXXXXXXXXXXXXXXXXXXXXXXXXXXXXXXXXXXXXXXXXXXXXXXXXWVSNEFFEDNTLIRLHDQKEYFKLYQVIEYIEKNVLLYGEYDTLFNETEKECENNYLLNNNKNDDNVNNISNTDVLQEINKMNNVNNININELKDTKDYKHIIYNEEETKGIENNVKDENKKKNIYVHSIKDNQNNNIYYEPIISNKDHIIVNKEIEDDQKNINFNNNHFDKIEKNEKQKNQVKRLKKEIKKIKKEMIKLKETYNKDIYNTTYDSMEKVLYSDNITKEQSNMENTNDDITSNEYKNSVTSKKNNVCINNKDIDTMKEKKTNKNDINNIILSTDIIEKDDHVNCKTDAHYDSDKNEENKKNIFIQKHTEKMLPDKSLKDSTKLFSNIMKNDKEKKILSDVTYTDDNKKKKFIETAMSSINEVQKCILKIRKKKVTTFLNKIMSTPIHTKTTHWSYENLKLDRKKYSSFNLKYDEKKNMIHKNENLFEGSEANISYIHDKIKSSTTKKNSNNYHSNCSYYDFHSSLEISEEEKIERNKKIEDNKWDIIYEDLSNKTTSNIQIYIQDKTEKKKQRIKVHINSLVNNSKIIYTYNTTLVWFLKCIALIQYNIKKWLVKRKILKINNNNKINKIKNISYTISSGHSSSNNNYNTNNLPKGDNIKANYIKYKLSSEQNKNYIEHEDKKLYYEQEEQKKIKESVNKIKQLLSMQNKLKYNGNYNNSSNQNNNYISNSNMFPSSQQKNYKNGIKNKNYGIHNVDSAYNNNIKTLNNHLNMEVEKKKKNQKGEGLDVEYKDKENIIYEYDKEKEYTNEELLQKEYNKNIKDYEKKEKDDKKKKLYEQLFKFRHINNTYQDQNGTIAIKRHNIATVDKNKPLSNNNTIKQRDQLYLKKKKNFNIMHDRLNEIFNRYKNENYCLYEMRTNKNNGDINNNNNIINDNNNYDYPHKKEERIKNDDQYSNKTNNIQKEDFSYSRKDVLLNIVNNFKFDNILNEKKKNCKLQMNMEKNSIYSVQEFLNKIKEKAPKKTSINNEHTIKHINNSKFNITNSNHYDNSKYTNLRNIEENTCDTNIHRIVIE; translated from the exons ATGGATATCAacttatatattcataGTATTGAAATAGAATTTATAACAAATAACAAgagaatatataataatgaagagGAAGAcaatgaaaatgataatattgTTTATTGTTTAAATATCAAAGTGGAAGATCATTTAGAGGAAAACAATTCAAAAGAAAACTTTTATGAAACTCCTTGGTATATGTGTGTAAAAATGGGAGATAAGGAAGTATGTATGATGTCATATGAAATGAACATAACTCATATATTCAATttattagaaaataat GAAATTCTTAccttatatattttaagaaAGAATCTgaaaaatgataaaatagAAGTTCTTCATAGAAACGAATTACACattaaagataaaaaatattatgacAATGAAAATTCAATAAGTTttgataatgataatataaaagggaaaataaaattatatttaaaaaatgctattgtatataatcatttattaaaaaaaattcagTCTGAggaatttttaaaaaatgacTTTTCATGGAAAAGTGAAATAGATAGTATcaaaaatatgaacaaaaaaatattatttgatgatataaaaacaagtgataatataaaaacaagtgatgatataaaaacaagtgatgatataaaaacaagtgatgatataaaaacaaataatcTTATAAAATCAAATAATCTTATAAAATCAAATAATCTTATAAATTCCAATGATGATANNNNNNNNNNNNNNNNNNNNNNNNNNNNNNNNNNNNNNNNNNNNNNNNNNNNNNNNNNNNNNNNNNNNNNNNNNNNNNNNNNNNNNNNNNNNNNNNNNNNNNNNNNNNNNNNNNNNNNNNNNNNNNNNNNNNNNNNNNNNNNNNNNNNNNNNNATTGGGTTAGCAACGAATTTTTCGAGGATAATACTTTAATAAGATTACATGATCAAAAggaatattttaaattatatcaagttattgaatatatcgagaaaaatgttttattatatggTGAATATGATACTTTATTCAATGAAACAGAGAAAGAGTgtgaaaataattatttgttaaataacaacaaaaatgatgataatgtcaataatatatctaacACAGATGTGTTAcaagaaataaataaaatgaacaatgtaaataatataaatataaatgaattgAAGGATACAAAAGATTAcaaacatattatatataatgaagaagaaaCGAAAGGtattgaaaataatgtaaaagatgaaaacaaaaaaaaaaatatatatgtacatagCATAAAGgataatcaaaataataatatatattacgAACCTATAATATCAAATAAAGATCATATTATTGTGAATAAAGAAATTGAAGACgatcaaaaaaatataaatttcaataataatcattttgataagattgaaaaaaatgagaaGCAAAAAAATCAAGTTAAAAGATTGAAAAAggaaattaaaaaaataaaaaaagaaatgatTAAATTGAAGgaaacatataataaagatatatataatactaCATACGATTCCATGGAAAAGGTTTTATATTCTGATAATATAACTAAGGAACAAAGTAATATGGAAAATAcaaatgatgatataacATCTAATGAATACAAAAATAGTGTGACtagtaaaaaaaataatgtttGTATAAATAACAAAGATATTGATACtatgaaagaaaaaaaaacaaataaaaatgatattaataatattattttaagTACTGATATTATTGAAAAAGATGATCATGTGAACTGTAAAACGGATGCTCATTATGATAGTGACAAAAATGAagagaataaaaaaaatatattcatacAAAAGCATACAGAAAAAATGTTACCAGATAAGTCTTTAAAGGATTCTACAAAATTGTTTtcaaatattatgaaaaatgataaagaaaaaaaaatattaagtGATGTTACCTATACAGATgacaataaaaaaaagaaatttatTGAAACTGCCATGTCTAGTATTAATGAAGTTcaaaaatgtatattaaaaattagaaagaaaaaagtgaccacatttttaaataaaataatgagTACTCCTATTCATACAAAAACAACACACTGGAGTtatgaaaatttaaaattggatcggaaaaaatatagtagttttaatttaaaatatgatgaaaaaaagaatatgattcacaaaaatgaaaatttatttGAAGGAAGTGAAGCAAATATATCATACATAcatgataaaataaaaagcAGCACAACCAAAAAGAATagtaataattatcataGTAATTGTAGTTATTATGATTTTCATTCATCATTAGAAATATctgaagaagaaaaaatcgaaagaaacaaaaaaattgaaGATAATAAATGGGATATTATTTATGAAGATCTATCTAATAAAACAACAAgtaatatacaaatatatatacaagacaaaacagaaaaaaaaaaacaaagGATAAAAGTACATATTAATAGTTTAGTAAATAATAgtaaaattatatacacatataataCGACCTTGGTATGGtttttaaaatgtattgctttaatacaatataatataaaaaaatggttagtaaaaagaaaaatattaaaaataaataataataataaaataaataaaataaaaaatatttcttacACAATATCATCAGGTCATTCGTcttcaaataataattataatacaaataatcTTCCTAAAGGTGATAACATAAAAGCTaattacataaaatataaactttcatctgaacaaaataaaaattatatagaacatgaagataaaaaattatattatgaacaAGAAGAAcagaagaaaataaaggaaagtgtaaataaaataaaacaattaCTAAGTATGcaaaataaattaaaatataatggaaattataataattctagtaaccaaaataataattatataagCAATTCAAATATGTTTCCAAGTTCccaacaaaaaaattataaaaatggaataaaaaataaaaattatggAATTCATAATGTTGATTCTgcttataataataatattaaaacatTGAATAACCATTTAAATATGGAGgtggaaaaaaaaaaaaaaaatcagAAGGGGGAAGGTTTAGATGTTgaatataaagataaagaaaatattatatatgaatatgataaagaaaaagaatatactaatgaagaattattacaaaaggaatataataaaaatataaaagattatgaaaagaaagaaaaggatgataaaaaaaaaaaattatacgaacaattatttaaattcagacatattaataatacatatcAAGATCAAAATGGCACCATAGCAATAAAAAGACATAATATTGCAACTgttgataaaaataaacctttaagtaataataatacaataaAACAAAGAGACcaattatatttaaaaaaaaaaaaaaattttaatattatgCATGATCgtttaaatgaaatatttaatagatataaaaatgagAATTATTGCCTATACGAAATGAGaacaaacaaaaataatggtgatataaataataataataatattattaatgataataataattatgattatccacataaaaaagaagaaagaataaaaaatgatgaccaatatagtaataaaacaaataatattcaaaaGGAAGATTTCTCATATAGTAGAAAAGATgttcttttaaatattgttaataattttaaatttgataatatattaaatgaaaaaaaaaaaaattgcAAATTACAAATgaatatggaaaaaaatTCTATATATTCTGTGCAGGAGTTTCTAAATAAGATCAAAGAAAAGGCACCGAAAAAAACaagtataaataatgaacaTACAATcaaacatataaataatagcaaatttaatattacCAATTCAAACCATTATGACAATAGCAAGTATACTAATCTTAGAAatatagaagaaaataCATGTGATACAAATATACACAGAATTGTTATcgaataa
- a CDS encoding putative cytochrome c2 precursor produces the protein MNIGGYKKKGKLDDEFPDDFVLPPGDKVRGEKLFKKHCKQCHSIAPDNSQTNSGFTSWGPTLFNVYNRTAGMSKGNSPFQTSQDLYTSGIIWNDVNLLKYMKNPQQFVESHIGMNFKGLSNLQERVDIVHYLKTLTYDDPYGRQIVEKYSKKGKTSGSK, from the coding sequence atgaatataggtggttataaaaaaaaaggcAAGTTAGATGATGAATTTCCGGATGATTTCGTATTACCTCCAGGTGATAAAGTAAGAGGAGagaaattatttaaaaagcATTGTAAGCAATGTCATTCGATAGCACCTGATAATAGTCAGACTAATTCAGGATTTACAAGTTGGGGACCTACATTatttaatgtatataatagAACAGCAGGAATGAGTAAAGGTAATTCACCTTTTCAAACATCTCAAGATTTATATACATCAGGAATAATATGGAATGATGTGAATTTACTTAAGTATATGAAAAATCCACAACAATTTGTTGAGTCACATATTGGTATGAATTTTAAGGGTTTATCGAATTTGCAAGAAAGGGTTGATATTGTACATTACTTAAAAACATTGACTTATGATGACCCTTATGGAAGACAGATTGtagaaaaatattctaAGAAAGGAAAGACAAGTGGaagtaaataa
- a CDS encoding malonyl CoA-acyl carrier protein transacylase precursor codes for MEIIFLSSFTFIIFSILLILIVPCYCFIIKDSNIINDRWQYENKENTNKIGSYRKKLKHNVSINKDIKGDEHIMSSYENEKYIKKLLEDYEKYKITTYSSENTFFFPGQGEQYLSMGLDTYNNYKECKELYNSASKILGYNLMDLIKNGPIEKLKNSEIAQPSIYTVSMASLEKLKIENNDAYMKLNLCMGYSLGEYSALTCANSLSFEEGVYITKERGKAMQYCSTLYNMTTIAIVGLTLDNIKKLIEEVNKKMNDDIFIVSYMTDRKFGLCGKPDTMDYLNTLAKEKYKAIFTKKLEIAGAFHSFYMFPAKEALKNVLKQITFKKLSVPVISNVDGNAYDDPVIIKDLLILQLTSPIKINTCLQNVLKHGYKSGYELGPGTINTNLLRDLSKNTKRAITYI; via the coding sequence atggAAATAATATTCCTTAGTTCGTTCAcattcataatattttctatattattgATACTTATAGTACCTTGTTATTGctttataataaaagatagtaatataattaatgaTAGGTGGCAATATGAAAATAAGGAGAATACAAATAAGATAGGGTCATATAGAAAAAAACTTAAACATAATGTtagtataaataaagatataaaagGAGATGAACATATTATGTCATCATATGAAAAtgagaaatatataaaaaagttATTAGAAGATTAtgagaaatataaaattacaACATATAGTTCAGaaaatactttttttttcccaGGACAAGGTGAACAATATTTGTCTATGGGATTagatacatataataattataaagaatgtaaagaattatataatagtgcaagtaaaatattaggatataatttaatggatttgataaaaaatgGGCCGatagaaaaattaaaaaattcaGAAATAGCACAACCATCTATATATACAGTATCTATGGCTTCattagaaaaattaaaaattgaaaataatgatgcTTATATGAAATTAAATTTATGTATGGGTTATTCATTAGGAGAATATTCAGCTTTAACATGTGCAAATTCTTTATCATTTGAAGAAGgtgtatatataacaaaagAACGAGGTAAAGCAATGCAATATTGTTctacattatataatatgacAACTATTGCCATTGTAGGATTAACattagataatataaagaaattaataGAAGAAGttaacaaaaaaatgaatgatgatatatttattgttaGTTATATGACAGATAGAAAATTTGGTTTATGTGGAAAACCAGATACTATGGACTATCTTAATACATTAGctaaagaaaaatataaagccatatttacaaaaaaattagaaatAGCTGGTGCTTTCCattctttttatatgttcCCAGCAAAAGAAgcattaaaaaatgttttaaaacaaataaCATTTAAAAAGTTATCCGTACCTGTTATATCTAATGTGGATGGAAATGCATATGATGATCCAGTTATTATTAAGGATCTTTTAATTCTTCAGTTAACTAGCCcaataaaaattaatacatGCTTAcaaaatgttttaaaacATGGATATAAATCAGGATATGAATTGGGTCCAGGTACtataaatacaaatttGTTAAGAGACTTATcaaaaaatacaaaaagggcaataacatatatatga